One Thiocapsa sp. genomic window carries:
- a CDS encoding ClcB-like voltage-gated chloride channel protein, translated as MTDRVRCASVVVLTFWLAVSALPAGAAQDVVSIRSGDSLWGIADRIAAEAGFSRDQVMIGLLEANPDAFSPACNVNGVLRVGAVLRVPSAARIGALDAAAARRSIERQAREWAEHRRSGRALVCPAVVEPPVPESSSPAPVDGPGQPDVATPRDAIREPDRSPSHPPTGSDRSPAVPEPSQAPEQAPATATISPVHPIEPRRTGDDTCPCPSDPGGAEPPDQAGSARLPLAESTRVVGGEAPPHLPEGPLAPFWVLIPLVLGLLAMSLVRRRPRVAAPLLDRSGTAAVAGAGLPGDAAALPPRRLPFLLALKDGDLVFLLLAALAGLLGALVTVVFREGIHALEWLLVGHSGSLVVMALGLPPWQRLLLPAVGGLVAGLILEQIGGRLRGRTTTDYMEAVAVGDGWISVRQSLVKSASSLVTVASGGSIGREGAMVQLSAMVASSIGRVARFPRDRMRLLVAAGAAAGLAAAYNAPIAATLFVAEIVLGSIAIQHIGPLIVAAVIASVTVHDIMGYAPIYEIPSFSLVSDWELGLYVLLGIVAGHLAPIFLGLLGHSHRAFARLPMPLSGRMALGGLIVGAISMYEPAVWGNGYSVVNTVLHEPWVWQALLTVMVLKMIATAATHGSGAVGGAFTPTLFVGALLGVLFGTAVHAVLPVGTGPPSAYAVVGMGAMLAATTHAPLMSILMVFEMTMDYEIVLPLMLAVVTAHYTVRRYVDVAPMYAESLLPREADGRGG; from the coding sequence ATGACCGACAGGGTCCGCTGCGCGTCGGTCGTGGTGTTGACGTTCTGGTTGGCCGTCTCGGCGCTGCCGGCGGGGGCGGCACAGGATGTCGTTTCGATCCGTTCGGGCGACAGTCTCTGGGGGATCGCGGACCGGATCGCGGCCGAGGCGGGGTTCAGTCGCGATCAGGTGATGATCGGCCTGCTGGAGGCGAACCCGGACGCCTTCTCGCCCGCGTGCAACGTCAACGGGGTCTTGCGTGTCGGTGCAGTGCTGCGGGTGCCGTCGGCGGCGCGCATCGGTGCGCTGGATGCGGCGGCGGCTCGGCGGAGCATCGAACGTCAGGCGCGCGAGTGGGCGGAGCATCGCCGCAGCGGACGGGCGTTGGTGTGTCCGGCGGTTGTCGAGCCGCCTGTGCCGGAGTCGTCGTCGCCCGCGCCCGTGGATGGTCCTGGACAGCCGGACGTGGCGACACCGAGGGATGCGATCCGCGAGCCGGATCGGTCGCCTTCGCACCCACCGACTGGATCCGATCGCTCGCCCGCGGTTCCGGAACCGTCGCAGGCGCCGGAACAAGCGCCTGCGACGGCGACGATAAGCCCGGTGCACCCGATCGAGCCCCGCCGAACCGGCGACGACACCTGCCCCTGCCCGTCGGATCCTGGCGGAGCCGAGCCGCCGGATCAGGCTGGATCGGCGCGACTGCCGCTTGCCGAGTCCACCCGCGTCGTCGGCGGGGAGGCGCCGCCGCACTTGCCGGAGGGGCCGCTGGCGCCGTTTTGGGTTCTGATTCCGCTGGTGCTGGGGTTGCTGGCGATGTCGCTGGTCCGACGCAGGCCGCGCGTTGCTGCGCCGCTGCTCGACCGATCCGGTACGGCGGCCGTCGCGGGCGCCGGCCTGCCCGGCGACGCAGCGGCCTTGCCGCCACGCCGTCTGCCTTTCCTGCTCGCCTTGAAGGACGGCGATCTCGTCTTTCTGCTGCTGGCGGCGCTGGCCGGACTCCTCGGCGCGCTGGTCACGGTCGTGTTTCGCGAGGGGATCCATGCCCTGGAATGGCTGCTGGTCGGCCACAGCGGCAGCCTGGTCGTCATGGCGCTGGGTCTGCCGCCTTGGCAGCGTCTGCTGCTGCCGGCGGTCGGCGGTTTGGTGGCCGGCTTGATCCTGGAGCAGATCGGCGGGCGGCTGCGCGGGCGGACGACGACCGACTACATGGAAGCGGTTGCGGTCGGCGACGGCTGGATCAGTGTCCGTCAGAGCCTGGTGAAATCGGCCTCGTCGTTGGTCACGGTGGCCTCGGGTGGCTCCATCGGGCGCGAGGGTGCGATGGTGCAGCTCTCCGCCATGGTTGCCTCCAGCATCGGGCGGGTCGCACGCTTTCCGCGCGATCGCATGCGTCTGCTGGTGGCGGCCGGGGCGGCGGCGGGTTTGGCCGCGGCCTACAACGCACCGATCGCCGCGACCCTGTTCGTCGCGGAGATCGTGCTGGGCTCCATCGCAATCCAGCACATCGGCCCGCTGATCGTCGCCGCGGTCATCGCAAGCGTCACCGTCCACGACATCATGGGGTATGCGCCCATCTACGAGATCCCGTCGTTCAGTCTGGTGAGCGACTGGGAGCTGGGTCTCTATGTGCTGCTGGGGATCGTCGCGGGCCATCTGGCGCCGATCTTTCTGGGTCTGTTGGGGCATTCCCATCGGGCCTTCGCCCGGTTGCCGATGCCGCTCTCCGGGCGAATGGCGCTCGGCGGGCTCATCGTCGGGGCCATCTCGATGTACGAGCCCGCGGTCTGGGGCAACGGCTACAGCGTCGTCAACACGGTGCTCCACGAGCCCTGGGTCTGGCAGGCGTTGTTGACCGTGATGGTGCTGAAGATGATTGCGACCGCGGCGACGCATGGCTCGGGCGCGGTCGGCGGGGCCTTCACGCCGACACTCTTCGTCGGTGCGCTGCTCGGCGTGCTCTTCGGCACCGCGGTCCACGCCGTCCTGCCGGTCGGCACCGGACCGCCGAGTGCCTACGCGGTGGTCGGCATGGGGGCGATGCTCGCGGCGACAACGCATGCCCCGTTGATGTCGATCCTGATGGTCTTCGAGATGACGATGGACTACGAGATCGTCCTGCCGCTGATGCTCGCCGTGGTCACGGCCCATTACACCGTGCGGCGGTATGTGGATGTGGCCCCGATGTATGCCGAGTCTCTGCTGCCGCGCGAGGCGGATGGGCGTGGAGGATGA
- a CDS encoding GNAT family N-acetyltransferase, which translates to MLGELLKPLRGEGVCLRPFVHADAEGFACAARESAGSVGRWMSWCHAGFSVGEARAWFAICAAELAACSAAELGIFAVDGGEVLGGIGLNHFIVEHKLCNLGYWVRASRQREGIATHAVRTMARFGFADLGLMRIEIVVAEGNVSSAGVARKAGALYEGLVRNRLVVDGVSVPAWMFSMVPDSVGRSQ; encoded by the coding sequence ATGCTCGGAGAGTTGCTGAAGCCGCTGAGAGGCGAGGGGGTCTGTCTGAGGCCGTTCGTCCACGCCGACGCCGAGGGATTCGCCTGCGCGGCGCGCGAGTCCGCAGGCTCGGTCGGGCGCTGGATGTCCTGGTGCCACGCCGGTTTCAGTGTCGGCGAGGCGCGTGCCTGGTTCGCGATTTGCGCAGCGGAGCTTGCCGCCTGCTCGGCGGCGGAGCTGGGCATCTTCGCGGTGGATGGCGGCGAGGTGCTCGGGGGCATCGGTCTGAATCATTTCATCGTCGAGCACAAGCTCTGCAACCTGGGCTATTGGGTGCGCGCGTCGCGGCAGCGGGAAGGGATTGCGACACACGCGGTGCGCACGATGGCGAGGTTCGGCTTTGCGGATCTGGGGTTGATGCGGATCGAGATCGTCGTTGCCGAGGGCAATGTGTCGAGTGCCGGCGTTGCGCGCAAGGCGGGTGCGCTGTACGAGGGGTTGGTACGTAACCGGCTGGTCGTCGACGGGGTCTCGGTTCCGGCCTGGATGTTTTCGATGGTGCCGGATTCTGTCGGTCGCTCGCAATGA
- a CDS encoding ISL3 family transposase yields MMFDTDTLQTLLNLPDLAIDRVVLGERRTLQIHVHSTLEGTHCHRCGKPIDHGYGLGQEIKLRHLPVFDYHTVLVLRPKRYQCHSCEGRPTTSQMLSWYSPRASVTKAFEQQMLLELINSTLEDVSLKHAVGVDALQGILDRRIEPEVDWNGIETLEVIGIDEIALKKGHRDFVVVISAYVNDRLRVIALLPARTKAVVEAFFRSIPKRLRRTVEVVCSDLYQGFIGAAKAVFGKRVLICADRFHVARLYREGLETLRKREFKRLRRTLSKASIDELKNAHWVLRHRRADLNADERRLLNRIFAHSPKLKEAYEACEALTAIYDSRLSKGQSKRKLRGWMRRVTNRKLTCFDRFLGTLETRFEEITNYFVGRRTSGFVEGLNNKLKVIKRRCYGMTSLKHFYQRVYLDLNGYAKFGTVR; encoded by the coding sequence ATGATGTTTGACACCGATACCCTTCAGACCCTGCTGAACCTGCCTGATCTCGCCATTGATCGCGTTGTGCTCGGCGAGCGTAGAACGCTCCAGATCCATGTCCACAGCACCCTGGAGGGAACGCACTGTCACCGTTGCGGCAAGCCGATCGACCATGGCTACGGGCTTGGGCAAGAGATCAAGCTGCGGCACTTACCGGTGTTCGACTACCACACCGTCCTTGTTTTGCGACCCAAACGCTATCAGTGCCACTCCTGCGAGGGGCGGCCGACGACGAGTCAGATGCTGTCGTGGTATTCGCCACGCGCCTCGGTTACGAAGGCCTTCGAGCAGCAAATGCTGCTCGAGTTGATCAACAGTACGCTCGAGGATGTGAGTCTCAAGCATGCCGTCGGTGTCGATGCGCTGCAGGGCATTCTGGATCGCCGCATCGAGCCCGAGGTCGATTGGAACGGGATCGAGACGCTGGAGGTCATCGGCATCGACGAGATTGCGTTGAAGAAGGGCCATCGCGATTTTGTCGTCGTGATCAGTGCCTACGTGAATGATCGGCTCCGCGTCATCGCCCTGCTCCCGGCACGGACCAAGGCCGTCGTGGAGGCGTTTTTTCGAAGCATTCCCAAGCGCTTACGGCGCACGGTCGAGGTTGTCTGCTCGGACCTTTACCAAGGCTTCATCGGGGCCGCGAAGGCCGTGTTCGGCAAACGCGTCCTCATCTGCGCGGACCGCTTTCATGTCGCTCGCTTGTATCGCGAGGGACTCGAAACCCTGCGCAAGCGCGAGTTCAAGCGGCTGCGTCGCACGCTCTCCAAAGCGTCCATTGATGAGCTCAAGAACGCGCATTGGGTCCTGCGGCATCGTCGCGCCGACCTGAATGCCGATGAGCGTCGCCTCCTCAATCGCATCTTCGCCCACTCCCCGAAACTCAAAGAAGCGTACGAAGCCTGCGAGGCGCTCACCGCCATCTACGACAGTCGCCTGTCGAAAGGTCAAAGCAAACGTAAACTGCGCGGTTGGATGCGCCGCGTCACCAACCGCAAGCTCACGTGTTTCGATCGTTTCCTCGGCACGCTCGAGACCCGCTTCGAGGAGATCACGAATTATTTCGTCGGCCGCCGGACCAGTGGCTTTGTGGAAGGGCTCAACAATAAGCTCAAAGTCATCAAGCGCCGCTGCTATGGAATGACGAGCCTCAAACACTTCTACCAGAGGGTGTACCTGGATCTCAATGGATACGCCAAGTTCGGAACCGTTCGTTGA
- a CDS encoding UPF0175 family protein — MFLAVPFDESLLRGGLAIALATRLFDEETISLGQAARLAGMAVTEFMELLSRLKMPVARARRGELEQEIETFS, encoded by the coding sequence ATTTTCCTTGCGGTCCCTTTCGATGAGTCGCTCCTTCGCGGCGGACTGGCGATAGCACTCGCGACGCGCCTGTTCGACGAGGAAACGATCTCCCTCGGACAAGCAGCGCGACTCGCAGGGATGGCTGTGACCGAGTTTATGGAGCTCCTGAGTCGCCTGAAGATGCCCGTCGCCCGCGCGCGCCGCGGTGAATTGGAGCAGGAGATTGAAACCTTCAGCTGA
- a CDS encoding transposase, which translates to MRGLRQLKRDPERCLKYLDFIDIYAALDENERIPYTQRYPQEAADMSGFAQRFIEQGIEKGIEQGIERGFVQGIEQGVQRGEARMLLSLLRLRFAELPNAVQQRIESADADTLLHWSERVLTARTLAEVLDDVC; encoded by the coding sequence GTGCGCGGCCTGCGCCAGCTCAAGCGCGATCCTGAGCGGTGTTTGAAATATCTGGACTTTATCGACATCTACGCCGCTCTGGATGAGAATGAACGCATTCCATACACCCAACGCTATCCCCAAGAGGCGGCCGATATGAGCGGATTTGCCCAACGCTTCATCGAACAAGGTATCGAAAAAGGTATCGAGCAAGGGATCGAGAGGGGCTTCGTCCAAGGGATCGAGCAAGGCGTGCAGCGAGGTGAAGCCCGGATGCTCCTGTCTCTACTGCGGTTACGTTTCGCCGAATTGCCCAACGCCGTGCAGCAACGCATCGAGAGCGCCGACGCCGATACCCTGCTGCACTGGTCCGAGCGGGTGCTGACCGCCCGAACCTTGGCCGAGGTCCTCGATGACGTGTGTTGA
- a CDS encoding M48 family metallopeptidase yields the protein MELEYSIIRSAGRRKLTITVERDRRIVVHAPEGVPEEKIREAVDSKRQWLFEKMRHPQKYEDAPQPPGKELVNGEAVMYLGRSYRIAITATASGDIEFARQFLVPPGIAAGGTKAFSDWLLVRAEQKILPRVEHYARQLGVNYRDAEVSEGRFRWGSCTPGNGLRFNWRLIKAPMSVIDYVIVHELAHLIEPNHTPRFWNIVRAQHPATENAKRWLCDHGELLEQRL from the coding sequence GTGGAACTCGAATACTCCATCATTCGGTCTGCCGGAAGACGCAAGCTCACCATCACCGTTGAGCGGGATCGAAGGATCGTGGTGCACGCGCCCGAAGGCGTCCCGGAGGAGAAAATTCGGGAGGCGGTCGACTCCAAGCGTCAATGGCTGTTCGAGAAGATGCGCCACCCGCAGAAATACGAGGACGCCCCGCAGCCACCCGGTAAAGAGCTCGTCAACGGCGAGGCGGTGATGTACTTGGGCCGCAGTTACCGCATTGCCATCACCGCCACGGCGTCCGGCGACATCGAGTTTGCGCGCCAGTTCTTGGTGCCCCCCGGGATCGCGGCCGGCGGCACCAAGGCGTTCTCGGATTGGCTGCTGGTGCGTGCCGAGCAGAAGATCCTGCCTCGTGTCGAACACTATGCCCGACAGCTCGGCGTGAACTATCGGGATGCCGAGGTCTCGGAAGGCCGTTTTCGTTGGGGTTCCTGCACACCGGGAAACGGCTTGCGTTTCAACTGGCGCTTGATCAAGGCCCCGATGTCGGTAATCGACTACGTCATCGTCCACGAGCTGGCACATCTCATCGAGCCCAACCATACCCCGCGGTTCTGGAACATCGTTAGGGCGCAACACCCGGCAACCGAGAACGCGAAGCGATGGCTATGCGACCATGGGGAACTATTGGAGCAGCGCTTGTGA
- a CDS encoding HsdR family type I site-specific deoxyribonuclease, with product MEKQPGHLKLDERNHVEKPFLDQLAGLGWEVLDLDSKQHPADSFRESFTEVVMPPVLREQIGRINPWMEPDQIEEVIKQLTASFPGNNLIENNRHLLGLLLEGTSVSENRQTGEKSPTVRFIDFEAEAGPGFSGGQNGPNRFIAVCQLKVRILGTEHHVIPDIVLFVNGLPLVVIECKSPKVKEPIPEAIDQLLRYSEQRGAKGEGSAQLFFYNQFVVATCRQQAKFGTITTHGEKHFYRWADPYPRTVDELEHGAGTANDQQRLVAGMCDPANLLESVRNFTLFSVNDKGETIKVVGRYQQFRAVRLAVKRLLEGTTARARSGIIWHTQGSGKSLTMMFMVRAMYRHIALQQWKVVFVTDRTQLEGQLAETSQSIGFTVKVADSIATLKDLLRSDSSDLVMAMIHKFRETDLAQTFPQLNISPNILVMTDEAHRSQYAMLGANLDKGIPNAARIGYTGTPIDKTERVFGDYIDKYTMRQSIEDGVTLEIVYEGRTHNAEVTDRKAMDTAFADVFSDYKLDERLEILGYGSRDAYLEAESTIAAKARDMVAHYLEHIFPNGYKAQVVATSREAAVRYRTYLCLALADAIEALEQSNPLNLDLNRLRRLGIEVVISAGHNDLPHLKLYGDKGRHKIAIKRFKMAFDSEDDGVDGNLGILVVNHMLLTGFDAPVEQVMYLDQVIVAHNLLQAIARVNRVGGAGKEKGFVVDYVGVGHHLKKAIDTYDEREQKEVEDALSFPDDELRELQAAHQAIMAFLGMHGLIDLTDHDACFDLFYDEDLRFEFMSLFKQFTRCLNLVFPAKEALDFMGDYNALTEINVLAGKHFRDARLSMKGIPPKLRALTDAYLTSKGIDLKVAPISILDDDFERQVGKRKRTKTKAAEIEHAIRHHLDVDLDDDPDLQASFAEALARIFEEFRDNWQKIYEALEKLRERMRTASQEPTYGLHRKKQMPFFRMFQRELGAVWEQQPAYADNEDDRIGALVNLTQQVFNIVERELKLTGFWESIPARNRLRAELQKTLLRPEFVKLPDIVRIRAHLISRVMEIADKNNDAILYAE from the coding sequence ATGGAAAAGCAACCTGGCCACCTAAAGCTCGACGAGCGCAACCACGTCGAGAAGCCCTTTCTGGATCAGCTCGCGGGGCTTGGATGGGAGGTGCTGGATCTGGACAGCAAGCAGCACCCGGCGGACAGCTTTCGCGAGAGCTTCACCGAGGTGGTCATGCCGCCGGTGCTGCGCGAGCAGATCGGCCGGATCAACCCCTGGATGGAGCCGGATCAGATCGAGGAGGTGATCAAGCAGCTCACCGCCAGCTTTCCGGGCAACAACCTGATCGAGAACAACCGTCATCTGCTCGGCCTGCTGCTGGAGGGCACCAGCGTCAGCGAGAATCGCCAGACCGGGGAGAAGAGCCCGACGGTGCGGTTCATCGACTTCGAGGCCGAGGCCGGACCTGGGTTCTCTGGGGGTCAGAACGGCCCGAACCGCTTCATCGCGGTCTGCCAGCTCAAGGTCCGCATCCTGGGCACCGAGCACCATGTCATCCCGGACATCGTGCTGTTCGTGAACGGCCTGCCGCTGGTGGTCATCGAGTGCAAGTCACCCAAGGTGAAGGAGCCGATCCCGGAGGCCATCGACCAACTGCTGCGCTACAGCGAGCAGCGCGGGGCCAAGGGCGAGGGCAGCGCGCAGCTCTTCTTCTACAACCAGTTCGTGGTGGCGACCTGCCGCCAGCAGGCCAAGTTCGGCACCATCACCACCCACGGCGAGAAGCACTTCTATCGCTGGGCGGATCCCTATCCGCGCACGGTCGACGAGCTGGAGCACGGTGCCGGCACGGCCAACGATCAGCAACGCCTGGTCGCCGGCATGTGCGACCCGGCCAATCTGCTCGAGAGCGTGCGCAATTTCACCCTGTTTTCCGTCAACGACAAGGGCGAGACCATCAAGGTCGTCGGTCGCTACCAGCAGTTCCGGGCGGTCAGGCTGGCGGTGAAGCGGCTGCTGGAAGGTACGACCGCACGGGCACGCAGCGGCATCATCTGGCATACCCAGGGTTCGGGGAAGTCGCTGACCATGATGTTCATGGTACGGGCCATGTATCGGCACATCGCCTTGCAACAGTGGAAGGTGGTCTTCGTCACCGACCGCACCCAGTTGGAGGGGCAACTGGCGGAGACCAGCCAGAGCATCGGCTTCACGGTGAAGGTGGCTGACAGCATCGCGACACTGAAGGATCTGCTGCGCTCGGACTCTTCGGATCTGGTGATGGCCATGATCCACAAATTCCGCGAAACGGACCTGGCACAGACCTTCCCGCAACTGAACATCAGCCCCAACATCCTGGTCATGACCGACGAGGCCCACCGCTCCCAGTACGCCATGCTCGGGGCCAACCTGGACAAGGGCATCCCCAACGCCGCGCGGATCGGCTACACCGGCACCCCCATCGACAAGACCGAGCGGGTCTTCGGCGATTACATCGACAAATACACCATGCGCCAGTCCATCGAGGACGGCGTGACCCTGGAGATCGTATACGAGGGTCGTACCCACAACGCCGAGGTGACCGACCGGAAGGCCATGGACACGGCCTTCGCGGATGTCTTCAGTGACTACAAGCTGGATGAGCGCCTGGAGATCCTCGGCTACGGCTCACGGGATGCTTACCTGGAGGCGGAATCCACCATCGCGGCCAAGGCGCGGGACATGGTGGCTCACTATCTGGAGCACATCTTTCCCAACGGCTACAAGGCGCAGGTGGTCGCGACCTCCCGCGAGGCGGCGGTGCGTTATCGTACCTATCTGTGCCTCGCTCTCGCGGATGCGATCGAGGCCCTGGAGCAGTCCAACCCCCTGAACCTGGATCTGAACCGGTTGAGGCGATTGGGGATCGAGGTCGTCATCTCCGCCGGCCATAACGACCTGCCCCACCTGAAGCTCTACGGGGACAAGGGCCGCCACAAGATCGCCATCAAGCGCTTCAAGATGGCCTTCGACAGCGAGGACGACGGCGTCGACGGCAATCTCGGGATCCTGGTGGTCAATCACATGCTGCTCACCGGCTTCGATGCGCCCGTGGAGCAGGTGATGTATCTGGATCAAGTCATCGTCGCCCACAACCTGCTCCAGGCCATCGCCCGCGTGAACCGGGTCGGCGGTGCCGGCAAGGAGAAGGGGTTCGTGGTCGACTATGTCGGCGTCGGCCATCACCTCAAGAAGGCCATCGACACGTACGACGAGCGCGAGCAGAAGGAGGTGGAGGACGCCTTGAGCTTTCCGGACGACGAGCTCCGGGAGCTGCAGGCGGCGCACCAAGCCATCATGGCCTTTCTGGGGATGCACGGTCTGATCGACCTGACCGACCACGATGCCTGCTTCGACCTTTTCTACGACGAGGACCTGCGGTTCGAGTTCATGAGCCTGTTCAAGCAGTTCACCCGCTGCTTGAACCTGGTGTTTCCGGCCAAGGAGGCGCTGGACTTCATGGGCGACTACAACGCCCTGACCGAGATCAATGTTCTGGCCGGCAAGCACTTTCGCGACGCCCGGCTCAGCATGAAGGGCATTCCGCCGAAATTGCGCGCACTGACGGATGCCTATCTGACCTCGAAGGGCATCGACTTGAAGGTCGCCCCGATCTCGATCCTGGACGACGACTTCGAGCGCCAGGTCGGCAAGCGCAAGCGCACCAAGACCAAGGCCGCGGAGATCGAGCACGCCATCCGTCATCATCTGGATGTGGACCTGGACGACGATCCGGATCTCCAAGCCTCTTTCGCCGAGGCGCTGGCCAGGATCTTCGAGGAGTTCCGCGACAACTGGCAGAAGATCTACGAGGCGTTGGAGAAGCTCCGCGAGCGCATGCGCACCGCCAGCCAAGAACCGACCTACGGACTCCATCGCAAGAAACAGATGCCGTTCTTCAGGATGTTCCAGCGCGAGCTTGGCGCCGTCTGGGAGCAGCAACCGGCCTATGCCGACAACGAAGACGACCGCATCGGCGCACTGGTGAATCTGACTCAGCAGGTCTTCAACATCGTCGAGCGCGAGCTGAAGCTGACCGGCTTCTGGGAGAGCATCCCGGCTCGGAACCGTCTCAGGGCCGAGCTGCAAAAGACATTGCTCCGGCCGGAGTTCGTCAAATTGCCGGATATCGTGCGTATCCGCGCCCACCTGATCTCACGGGTCATGGAGATCGCCGACAAGAACAACGACGCCATACTGTACGCCGAATAG
- a CDS encoding DUF262 domain-containing protein, with protein sequence MTAEHEIKSEKVLVKDIFSTLWFRIPEYQRPYIWGRDEIDDLLDDLSFAHDDKPEQQYFLGSLVFQNKKASSVAGQQYDENDLLDGQQRMTTLLLLFACIRDLSDNPGVKAACTAAVFQQGNEFTRVPERTRIVFAIRDTVQEFVDNFIKPPQGTNNTNGLEDAANHSDDRSVRNMAMAVLQMRAYLSDAQHNLPLGSFVSFLFNKVLLIYVSTQDLDDAFRLFTILNNRGVPLRNSDILKSQNLGALDNKDDKAKYAKLWEEAEGELGDDFDRFLNHVRTILLKDKARLNLLDEFEHKIYNPREKDKATGQLKPSLLSKGKETFALVERYLKHYDRLLGGNNYDQTGGSFEFDNLVKVMLTGLPSTDWLPPLMRYFDRFKYDRLLDFLIHLDNQLSSDWIAQYTPTARIDRMNDVIRAIEAAGQASDVFAATPGFKFDEDGFNRAVETAVYGRRFTRYLLLKLDYLYADHSNRMSLETLSVEHILPQNPNANSQWRIDFTDEQREEWAHRLGNLVLISTRKNTSQSNLDYAEKKTRYFDKRISTCPNSLRVLKNTQWTLIELEANHRAVLKALREHYGFRTV encoded by the coding sequence ATGACCGCCGAACATGAGATCAAGAGCGAGAAGGTTCTGGTCAAGGATATTTTTTCCACGCTGTGGTTCCGTATCCCGGAGTACCAACGCCCCTATATCTGGGGTCGTGACGAGATCGACGACCTTTTAGACGATCTGAGCTTCGCCCACGATGACAAGCCGGAACAGCAGTATTTCCTCGGCTCCCTGGTCTTCCAAAACAAGAAGGCCAGCAGCGTTGCCGGACAGCAATACGACGAAAATGATCTCTTGGACGGACAGCAGCGCATGACCACGCTGCTCTTGCTGTTTGCTTGTATCCGCGATCTGTCAGACAACCCTGGAGTCAAAGCGGCTTGCACGGCTGCGGTATTTCAACAAGGAAATGAGTTCACGCGCGTTCCGGAACGCACCCGCATTGTCTTTGCAATCCGCGATACCGTTCAGGAGTTCGTCGACAACTTCATCAAGCCTCCCCAGGGCACGAACAACACGAATGGCTTGGAAGATGCCGCCAACCACTCGGACGACCGTTCAGTACGCAACATGGCCATGGCGGTTCTACAAATGCGTGCGTATCTTAGCGATGCGCAGCACAACCTGCCGCTAGGCAGTTTTGTCAGCTTCCTATTTAACAAGGTGCTTCTGATCTACGTCTCCACCCAAGACCTGGACGACGCGTTTCGGCTCTTCACCATTCTCAATAATCGCGGTGTACCGCTGCGTAACAGCGATATCCTTAAATCGCAGAACCTCGGCGCACTGGACAACAAGGACGACAAGGCAAAATACGCCAAACTGTGGGAAGAAGCCGAAGGGGAGCTGGGCGATGATTTCGACCGTTTTCTGAACCATGTACGCACAATACTGCTGAAAGACAAGGCGCGCCTGAATCTGCTCGATGAGTTCGAGCACAAGATCTACAACCCGCGGGAAAAGGACAAGGCCACGGGCCAGTTGAAGCCGTCGTTGCTCTCAAAGGGAAAAGAGACGTTTGCTCTGGTCGAACGCTATCTTAAACACTATGACAGGCTACTCGGCGGCAACAATTACGATCAGACCGGCGGTAGCTTCGAGTTCGATAACCTCGTCAAGGTCATGCTGACCGGCCTTCCTTCGACCGATTGGCTGCCACCGTTGATGCGGTATTTCGACCGATTCAAATACGACAGGTTGTTGGATTTCCTGATTCACCTGGACAACCAACTCTCTTCGGATTGGATCGCTCAGTACACGCCGACCGCGCGCATTGATCGAATGAATGACGTGATTCGCGCCATCGAGGCGGCAGGCCAAGCCTCCGATGTGTTCGCGGCGACCCCGGGCTTCAAGTTCGATGAAGATGGCTTTAACCGTGCGGTTGAAACGGCTGTGTATGGCCGCCGGTTTACTCGCTATCTACTGTTGAAGCTGGATTATCTCTATGCGGATCATAGCAACCGCATGTCGTTGGAGACCTTGTCCGTGGAGCATATTTTGCCGCAGAATCCAAATGCGAACAGTCAGTGGCGCATAGACTTCACAGACGAGCAGCGCGAAGAGTGGGCGCATCGACTCGGGAATCTCGTCTTGATCAGCACCCGCAAGAATACGTCCCAGAGCAATTTGGATTATGCCGAGAAAAAGACACGCTACTTCGATAAGCGTATCAGCACCTGCCCCAACTCGTTGCGAGTTCTAAAGAACACGCAGTGGACGCTCATCGAGCTGGAGGCGAACCACAGAGCTGTTTTGAAGGCGCTACGGGAGCACTACGGTTTCAGAACGGTGTAA